TCACCGACACCGCGCGCGAACCGTTGCGGCCCGAAGGGCGGCGCTACGTGACGGCCGACGCCCGCACCCCCGAAGCCCTGGCCAAGGTCGCCGACAAGCTGCGCGCCCTGGACGGCTGGCTCGGCGTCATCGACGGCGGCGGCAACCGCCCCGAGGTGGACCGCAAGCTCTACGCCCTGGCCGACATCGTGCTGCTGCCGTTCCGCGAATCCCACGAGGACATCCGCACCGTGCTCGCCGATCTGGAACGCTTTCCGCGCGCCTATGCCCTGCCCTCCCAGTGGCCGACCAACCCTTGGGCGCGCGAGGCGGCGGACCGAAGCGTCGCCCAGCTGATGGGCGCCTACCGCCACCGCATCCTGCGGCCGGTCAACAGCCTGTCCGCATCCAAACTGCTGTTGCAGAGCGAGGTCCCGGATCAGCTGCCGACGCAGCTGGCCAACAGCTGCCGGCGGCTGGCGCGCCAGATGCTCGAGGTGCTGGAGATCGAATACGCCGATGTGATGGACGAGCCCGAATCGGGCACGATGGCGTCGGCGGCGGACAGCGAAGAAGGCCTTGCGCGCACGGACACCCTGGCGGCGCTCGCAGGCGGCACCCACTGACGTCCTGATGCATCATCGGGGCGGGGTCGCCCCGAGGTCCGTAGCCCCTACAGCCGTGCCCCGTGGCGGGTGATGACCAGCACTGCCTGGGCGCGGTTGGTCACGTTGAGAGCACGGAAGATCGCCGACATGTGCACCTTCACGGTGCCCTCCGACAACCCGAGCAGATCGGCGATTTCACGGTTGGTCTTGCCCTGGGCCAGCAGCTCCATGACCCGCGTCTGCGCCGTGGTCAGACCGAAACGTTCCTGGATCGGCGCGCCCCCCCGGCGACGGGCACTGCCCGCCTCCTCCTTGGGCGTGTAGATGCCACCATCGAGCACGATGCGGATCGCATCGAGCAGTTCCTCGCTTGAGCAGGACTTGGGCACGAAACCGGAGGCGCCGGATTTCATCGCGCGCTGGATCGACGCGCTGTCGTCCAGGGCCGAGACGACGATGGCCGGCAATTCCGGGAAGCGCTTGGCGAGAATCCCGAGCAGCGAAAAACCGTTCATGTCCGGCAGCATGAGATCGATGACGGCCAGGTCGCGATCCGGATTGCGCTCCAGCTCCTCGAGGGCCTCGTCCGCCGTCTTGACGCCGACGCATTCGACCTGCTCGTCCAGGCGCTGCAGGGTCTGCGCCATGGCTTCACGCACCAGCACGTGGTCCTCGACCACCAGAATTCTCGTCACGACACCGCCTCCGATCAATTCGGCGTGCTGCGAAGGGGTGGGTGCAGCAGCTGTCAGATTCATCGCATTCATTCCGAAAGCATAGCACGACAGCCGTTCCGACCGCGTACCACGTCATCACTCCGATACCGGCATGTACACAGAAACCGAGCATACCTGAGCGCGGCAAAAATGACATCGGAAAAGTCCGCGCCGCGGGGGCGATGAGACACCGGTCCCGACGCTGGTTTCACGGCGCGATCCGGGCAACAATGCAACGGTTCGAAACCGCTCCGCCGCCCTTATGCGACAACGACTCCTGCCCCATCTCGCGCTGATCGGCATCGGCTGCGCCGGCCCGGTATTCGCCGCCGCGCCGGTCACCTCGGAACTGGCCCTGTTCGGCGACGTCCCAGTGGTCCTTTCCGCGGCCCGTCTGATCCAGCCACTCAACGACGCCCCGGGCGCGGTCACCGTGATCGACCGCGACATGATCCGCGCCTCGGGCGCGCGCGATGTGGCCGAACTGCTGCGCTTCGTGCCCGGCATCCAGATCGGTCGCGCCAACGGCGCCACGCCGCTGACCAGCTATCACGGCCTGTCGGACGACGCCCCCCGACGCATGCTGGTCCGGGTGGACGGCCGCTCGGCCTATTCGCCCTATTTCGTCAGCGGGATCGAGTGGGCCAAGATCAGCGTGGACATCGACGACATCGAACGCATCGAGGTGTTCCGCGGCACCAACGCCGCCGCCTACGGCAGCAACGCCTTCCTCGGCGTTGTGAACATCATCACCCGGCCGGCGGCGGAAACGCCGCGCCTGCGCGCCCGCATCACCGAAGGGGCGAACGGCCTCCACGAGCGCATGGTGTCGATACGCCAGCGACTCGGGGACGCCACCGCGCGCCTGACCCTCGGTCAGCAACGCGAAGACGGCCTCGACGGCCTCAACGACAGCTACCGACATCAGCGCGCCGACGCCCGCGTGGACTGGCAGCTCGGTGCCCTGGACACCGTGGAGTTCCATTTCGGCTTCGTGGACACCCGCGCCGGCAAGGGTGTCGCCGACAGCGTGACCGACCCCGAGCGCACCGTCGACAGCTACACCGGTTTCGGCGAAGTCCGCTGGCGGCGCCAGCTGAACACCGACGACGAGATCAAGCTCACCTATTTCCACCAGGAGGAACGGGCCGAGGACCCGGGCTTCTTCATCCCCTCCCTGTCGTCCTACCTGGGCGTGCCATCCGCGGTGCTGCTGGCGGTCTACGGCATTCCCGTCGGCACCTACGTCGATGGTGCCCAGCACACCCGTGCCCTGCGCGACGATCTGGAATTCGAGCACCTGATCCATCCGGGGCCGGACGACCGCATCGTGTGGGGCGCGGGCCTGCGCAGCGACCGGGTCGCCTCGCAACGCGTCTTCAACACCCGCGACGACATCGACATCCGCAACACGCGCCTGTTCGCCAACCTGGAGCATCGCCAGGGCCGCGCCTGGACCTTCAACGCTGGCGCCCTGCTCGAAGACACCGACGCCGCCGGCCCCCGCTTCTCGCCCCGACTGGCCGCGAACCTGCACCTGACCGACCGCACCACCGCCCGGGCCGCGTGGAGCCGCGGCTACCGCAACCTCACGCCGTTCGAACGCCGGGCCGACGTGCGCTATGCCGAAGCCCTCGGCGGCGTCGTGCTGTTCCAGTCCTTCCAGCCTTCGGGCGAGTTGCCGCCGGAACGGGTCACCACGCGGGAACTGGGCCTGCGGCATGAATCGGCCGACCACCAGAGCAACATCGACCTGCGTGTCTATGTCGAACAGATCCGGGACATGATCCGCCGCGACACCGCCACCAGCAACATCGTCCC
The nucleotide sequence above comes from Nitrogeniibacter mangrovi. Encoded proteins:
- a CDS encoding response regulator transcription factor, translated to MTRILVVEDHVLVREAMAQTLQRLDEQVECVGVKTADEALEELERNPDRDLAVIDLMLPDMNGFSLLGILAKRFPELPAIVVSALDDSASIQRAMKSGASGFVPKSCSSEELLDAIRIVLDGGIYTPKEEAGSARRRGGAPIQERFGLTTAQTRVMELLAQGKTNREIADLLGLSEGTVKVHMSAIFRALNVTNRAQAVLVITRHGARL
- a CDS encoding TonB-dependent receptor plug domain-containing protein — its product is MRQRLLPHLALIGIGCAGPVFAAAPVTSELALFGDVPVVLSAARLIQPLNDAPGAVTVIDRDMIRASGARDVAELLRFVPGIQIGRANGATPLTSYHGLSDDAPRRMLVRVDGRSAYSPYFVSGIEWAKISVDIDDIERIEVFRGTNAAAYGSNAFLGVVNIITRPAAETPRLRARITEGANGLHERMVSIRQRLGDATARLTLGQQREDGLDGLNDSYRHQRADARVDWQLGALDTVEFHFGFVDTRAGKGVADSVTDPERTVDSYTGFGEVRWRRQLNTDDEIKLTYFHQEERAEDPGFFIPSLSSYLGVPSAVLLAVYGIPVGTYVDGAQHTRALRDDLEFEHLIHPGPDDRIVWGAGLRSDRVASQRVFNTRDDIDIRNTRLFANLEHRQGRAWTFNAGALLEDTDAAGPRFSPRLAANLHLTDRTTARAAWSRGYRNLTPFERRADVRYAEALGGVVLFQSFQPSGELPPERVTTRELGLRHESADHQSNIDLRVYVEQIRDMIRRDTATSNIVPAPPLNHDGEAPKYIGGGAADIHGTELSFLYRSTHDTWIGGHYAYTHLKSNDPPAELSAPHHAFALFASIRLPHDWQMSVQHGFVGGMSWYDSDPEDTVRPYHYSSARIAKRWRAGVSSAELAVGMDRIGGGVSDFHQDLVRPPEGYVTLRLTY